A single Gemmatimonadota bacterium DNA region contains:
- a CDS encoding glycosyltransferase family 4 protein: MYSSAIAGPSLNLAPPRPLRIALVTEYYYPHLGGICEHVHFFAREARKLGHHVDIITSNLPGAVAENGVIRIGRSQPIYANGSQARITVGLSLRKDMRRVLQEGRYDIVHVHSPLSPILPILAIEEADCPTIGTFHTYFDKSVGYQLGRKYFQRRLDMLEVAIAVSHSTTIALDRYFEADWTIIPNGIDINLFNPHAPLPPGLRRDVPAILFLGRFDPRNGLTTLIDSFKRVRGKQREAQLVVVGDGPLRKHYFRAAGDDPDITFVGSVLKARPSYYAHAAMYACPTTKASFGITLLESMACETPVVCSDILGFRDVVKDGREALMVPCGDRDALADAMVTLLDDETLRTRLGKTGRREAEQYAWPRVTERVLEQYDSVLARRSAAA; encoded by the coding sequence GTGTATTCGTCGGCAATCGCCGGCCCGAGTCTCAACCTGGCGCCGCCTCGCCCCCTGAGGATCGCGCTGGTCACTGAGTATTACTACCCGCACCTGGGTGGCATCTGCGAGCATGTCCATTTTTTTGCGCGTGAAGCTCGAAAACTTGGCCACCACGTCGACATCATAACGTCCAATCTGCCAGGCGCGGTCGCGGAAAACGGTGTCATCAGGATTGGACGAAGCCAGCCGATCTACGCCAACGGCTCGCAGGCTCGCATCACGGTCGGCCTGTCGCTCCGCAAGGACATGCGCCGTGTCCTGCAGGAGGGACGCTACGATATCGTCCACGTACACTCGCCTCTCAGCCCGATCCTTCCGATTCTCGCGATCGAGGAGGCCGACTGCCCCACTATCGGTACCTTCCACACTTACTTCGATAAATCCGTCGGATATCAGCTCGGGCGCAAATATTTTCAGCGCCGGCTCGACATGCTGGAAGTCGCCATAGCCGTGTCGCACTCGACGACAATCGCCCTCGATCGCTATTTCGAAGCCGACTGGACCATCATTCCCAACGGCATCGACATCAATCTCTTCAATCCACACGCACCACTGCCACCGGGACTGCGTCGCGACGTCCCAGCCATTCTCTTCCTCGGCCGCTTCGATCCCCGTAACGGACTCACGACGCTCATCGATTCCTTCAAGCGCGTGCGCGGCAAGCAACGCGAAGCGCAGCTCGTGGTCGTCGGAGACGGTCCGCTACGCAAGCATTACTTCCGCGCAGCGGGCGACGATCCGGACATCACGTTCGTCGGATCGGTGCTGAAGGCACGCCCGAGCTACTACGCCCACGCCGCGATGTACGCCTGCCCGACCACCAAGGCGTCATTCGGAATAACGCTACTCGAGTCGATGGCATGCGAGACCCCGGTTGTGTGTTCCGACATCCTGGGTTTCCGCGACGTCGTCAAGGATGGGCGCGAGGCGTTGATGGTGCCGTGCGGGGACCGCGACGCACTCGCCGATGCGATGGTCACGCTGCTCGACGACGAGACACTGCGCACCAGGCTCGGGAAGACTGGCCGCCGCGAAGCGGAGCAGTACGCATGGCCGCGTGTCACCGAGCGCGTCCTCGAACAATACGATAGCGTTCTGGCGCGGCGTTCAGCGGCGGCATGA
- a CDS encoding polysaccharide deacetylase family protein: MILPVAAAVAAAGTAAYGAFYRNSPVFGSVLHQLPTSDSTVSLTFDDGPNPYATPVVLDALGKARVSATFFFLGRHVERWPEIAHRAAAEGHQIGNHGYYHRKLHLRGIGYVRDDLGRGKAAIEAACGVTPAFFRAPHGFRSPWVTPIARSLGERTVGWSLGVWDTDLPGTDAIVARTVEGARPGHILLLHDGDGYDPVGDRTQTARAVPQIVSKLHDRGFTFATLPR, translated from the coding sequence ATGATCCTACCCGTAGCCGCCGCGGTTGCTGCGGCGGGGACGGCTGCGTACGGGGCATTCTACAGAAACAGTCCCGTCTTCGGCAGCGTCCTGCATCAGCTCCCGACATCAGACAGTACCGTGTCGCTTACCTTCGATGACGGACCCAATCCGTACGCGACACCGGTGGTGCTCGATGCACTCGGCAAGGCCAGAGTCAGCGCGACCTTCTTCTTCCTTGGCCGACACGTCGAACGCTGGCCCGAGATCGCGCACCGCGCCGCCGCGGAAGGTCATCAGATCGGCAACCACGGCTACTACCATCGGAAGCTCCACCTGCGCGGCATCGGCTACGTGCGCGACGACCTCGGGCGTGGCAAGGCCGCAATAGAAGCCGCGTGCGGGGTCACACCCGCGTTCTTTCGCGCACCGCACGGATTCCGCAGCCCGTGGGTCACTCCAATAGCCCGCTCGCTCGGCGAGCGAACAGTCGGTTGGTCGCTCGGTGTCTGGGACACCGATCTGCCCGGCACGGATGCGATAGTGGCCAGAACGGTCGAAGGCGCCCGGCCGGGACACATCTTGCTCCTGCACGACGGCGATGGATACGACCCGGTTGGTGACCGCACGCAGACCGCTCGCGCGGTCCCGCAGATCGTCAGCAAGCTGCACGATCGCGGCTTCACGTTCGCGACTTTGCCAAGATGA
- a CDS encoding lysylphosphatidylglycerol synthase transmembrane domain-containing protein translates to MNRARIGRLVRLTLSAAIIVLLILFARKVDWGQAWHAMITASRPLLLAALAVNLLSLVARGVRWWILLRAVGSPSLALCMRATFAGAGLNNVLVANGGDAARIVFVTRSSGVPAARVLATAALDRLFDPIGFIVLLAVGLAVFTLPSEFEVLRWPVVIALILITVALVWLARTAPDADAEQIVERRAIPRGWRAKALAWLREFGGSMRELATGPRMIPLLVLTILAWLGQLATFAYAARAAHTHLPVQGSLAALLAVNVSLVVRATPGNVGFFQFAYALATAPFGTIEANAVAVAVLIQALQIIPTTLIGVALAPEFIFRRKAKTPAAV, encoded by the coding sequence ATGAATCGCGCTAGGATCGGCAGGTTGGTTCGCCTGACGTTGTCTGCCGCGATCATCGTTCTGCTGATCCTCTTCGCGAGGAAAGTCGACTGGGGCCAGGCATGGCACGCGATGATAACCGCGTCGCGTCCCTTGCTGCTCGCTGCACTCGCGGTGAACCTCCTCAGCCTCGTCGCGCGCGGTGTGCGATGGTGGATTCTGCTTCGCGCCGTTGGATCTCCGTCGCTGGCGCTGTGCATGCGCGCGACCTTCGCCGGCGCGGGTCTCAACAACGTCCTCGTCGCGAACGGCGGCGATGCCGCACGCATAGTGTTTGTCACGCGATCGAGCGGAGTGCCGGCGGCCCGAGTGCTGGCGACTGCTGCACTGGATCGCCTGTTCGATCCGATAGGCTTCATAGTGCTGCTCGCCGTCGGTCTCGCAGTGTTCACCCTTCCGTCAGAGTTTGAAGTCCTGCGTTGGCCCGTCGTCATCGCGCTGATCCTGATCACCGTCGCGCTCGTATGGCTGGCCAGGACGGCCCCCGACGCCGACGCCGAGCAGATCGTCGAGCGGCGGGCGATCCCTCGCGGATGGCGGGCCAAGGCGCTGGCGTGGCTCCGCGAATTCGGCGGCAGCATGCGCGAGCTGGCAACGGGCCCGAGGATGATCCCTCTGCTCGTGTTGACCATCCTGGCATGGCTGGGGCAGTTGGCGACATTCGCCTATGCTGCACGCGCAGCGCACACACATCTGCCTGTCCAGGGCAGCCTCGCTGCGCTCCTCGCCGTGAACGTGTCGCTTGTCGTTCGCGCCACGCCTGGCAACGTCGGTTTCTTCCAGTTCGCGTACGCACTTGCCACCGCCCCCTTCGGGACGATCGAAGCCAACGCGGTTGCCGTCGCGGTCCTGATCCAGGCGCTTCAGATAATTCCGACCACGTTGATCGGCGTCGCGCTCGCGCCGGAGTTCATCTTCCGCAGGAAAGCAAAAACGCCGGCTGCGGTATGA